A window of the Lolium perenne isolate Kyuss_39 chromosome 7, Kyuss_2.0, whole genome shotgun sequence genome harbors these coding sequences:
- the LOC127317613 gene encoding protein DETOXIFICATION 16, which yields MQKPSVEEPLLVLASGPEQGSENNGAAAAAEAKRLLRLAGPLVASGILRSVVQLVSVMFVGHLGEVPLAGASLATSLANVTGFSLLSGMARALDTVCGQAFGARQYHLVGVYEQRAMLVLALACVPIAAVWANAARILVFLGQDASIAAGAGAYARWLIPSLVPYVPVVCHIRFLQTQSIVVPVMACSAVTALAHVLVCWVLVHKAGMGSKGAALSNAVSCSINLAMLSLYTRFSGACNRTWTGFSMEALKFKELRQFAELAFQSAMMVCLEWWSFELLVLLSGLLPNPRLETSVLSICLNTGALMFKVPTGLCTAISTRVSNELGAGKPEAAKLATRIVLLMALSEGLVISITMILLRNFWGYMYSNEEEVVTYIARMIPVLAISYFIDGVHTSLSGVITGCGEQKIGARVNLAAFYLAGIPLAVLLAFVMHLNGMGLWLGIVCGSLLKLMLLMWIVLSINWEKEANKAKDMLRSSLLVA from the exons ATGCAGAAGCCGAGCGTAGAGGAGCCCCTGCTGGTTTTAGCCAGCGGACCCGAACAAGGCAGTGAGAACAatggcgcggcggcggcagcggaggCGAAGCGCCTACTGCGACTGGCGGGGCCGCTGGTGGCGAGCGGAATCCTCCGGTCCGTGGTACAGTTGGTGTCGGTGATGTTCGTGGGCCATCTCGGCGAGGTTCCCCTCGCCGGCGCCTCGCTGGCCACCTCCCTCGCCAACGTCACTGGCTTCAGCTTGCTC TCTGGCATGGCGAGAGCGCTGGACACGGTGTGCGGGCAGGCGTTCGGCGCGCGGCAGTACCACCTCGTCGGCGTCTACGAGCAGCGGGCGATGTTGGTCCTAGCGCTGGCGTGCGTCCCGATCGCCGCGGTGTGGGCCAACGCCGCCCGGATCCTCGTCTTCCTCGGCCAGGACGCGTccatcgccgccggcgccggcgcctacGCGCGGTGGCTCATCCCGTCCCTCGTCCCGTACGTGCCTGTCGTGTGCCATATCCGGTTCTTGCAGACGCAGAGCATCGTGGTGCCGGTCATGGCCTGCTCCGCCGTCACGGCGCTGGCCCACGTCCTCGTGTGCTGGGTGCTGGTGCACAAGGCTGGGATGGGGAGCAAAGGCGCGGCTCTGAGCAACGCCGTCTCCTGCAGCATCAATCTGGCCATGCTGAGCCTGTACACGAGGTTTTCAGGAGCTTGTAACAGAACGTGGACTGGCTTCTCCATGGAGGCCCTCAAGTTCAAGGAGTTGCGCCAGTTCGCGGAGCTTGCCTTCCAGTCCGCAATGATGGTTTG CTTGGAATGGTGGTCGTTTGAACTGCTGGTGCTGCTCTCTGGTCTTCTGCCCAATCCTAGGCTTGAAACCTCAGTACTGTCGATATG TCTTAATACTGGCGCTCTCATGTTCAAGGTGCCAACTGGTCTCTGCACAGCCATAAG TACACGCGTTTCCAATGAACTTGGTGCCGGTAAACCGGAGGCAGCAAAGTTGGCAACCAGAATAGTCCTTCTTATGGCCTTGTCTGAAGGTTTAGTGATCTCTATTACAATGATTCTGCTACGCAATTTTTGGGGTTACATGTATAGCAATGAGGAGGAAGTTGTCACATACATCGCCCGGATGATACCAGTTCTAGCCATATCCTACTTTATAGATGGAGTCCATACTTCTCTTTCAG GCGTGATAACAGGGTGTGGTGAGCAGAAGATTGGAGCACGCGTTAATCTTGCTGCGTTCTACTTGGCAGGCATCCCCTTGGCCGTATTACTAGCATTTGTCATGCATCTGAATGGAATG GGGCTTTGGCTCGGCATCGTTTGTGGCAGCCTCTTAAAGCTTATGTTGCTCATGTGGATCGTGCTCTCAATAAACTGGGAAAAGGAA GCAAATAAGGCAAAAGACATGTTAAGATCTTCTCTTCTAGTTGCATGA
- the LOC127317612 gene encoding uncharacterized protein yields MDDDAAKLPVSEESPNLGEKGEDEGDLLRKTEILDLKEAINSPSENSSNDAEGQIHGRDDSEKDLNEQVGKSRSPDAMEPIDSNQTVTEILEEEKSEDPVFDGTEVPEMEGLRRSSDQSVELDSEAQQGSVINERAAAIRDFVKEKGAIASTFIRRLSGRKDENDLHVEDDKNDVSESGNSEKTVSDSEMKPKEAQKKSEERTSWNPLNFIKIGGDNYTSTTGEAGHGNVPGSVEQPTAKGRIILYTKLGCEDCKMVRLFLYQQRLKYVEINIDIFPSRKLELEKNTGSTTVPKVYFNDLLIGGLTELKKMEESGILDERTGALFKDEPSSAAPLPPLPGEDDESGCGKMDELATIVRKMRETITPKDRFYKMRRFSNCFPGSEAVDFISEDQYLERDEAVEFGRKLASKHFFHHVLHENVLEDGNQLYRFLDHDPIIMTQCYNIPRGIIDVAPKPIVEIASRLRKLSCAIFEAYVSEDGRHVDYRSIQGCEEFKRYIRTTEELQRVEISDLAREEKLAFFINLYNMMAVHAIVTCGHPAGPLDRKKFFGDFKYVIGGCAYSLSAIENGILRGNQRPPYNLVKPFGQKDQRSKVALSYPEPLVHFALVCGTKSGPALRCYSPGNIDKELMEAACDFLRNGGLTVDPEAKVASVSKILRWYNTDFGKNETEVLKHAANYLEPAASEELLELLANTQLKVSYQPYDWSLNI; encoded by the exons ATGGATGATgatgcggcaaaacttcccgtcaGTGAAGAGTCCCCTAATCTTGGAGaaaagggtgaagatgaaggggatTTGTTGAGGAAAACAGAAATATTGGATCTAAAAGAAGCAATAAATTCTCCCAGTGAGAATTCAAGCAATGATGCAGAAGGGCAGATCCATGGGAGAGATGATTCAGAAAAGGACCTTAATGAGCAGGTGGGTAAAAGCAGAAGCCCCGATGCCATGGAACCTATAGATTCAAACCAAACCGTGACAGAGATTCTTGAAGAAGAAAAATCTGAAGATCCAGTTTTTGATGGAACTGAGGTTCCTGAAATGGAAGGTTTGAGGCGTTCTTCCGATCAATCTGTGGAACTTGATTCAGAAGCTCAGCAAGGGTCTGTGATCAATGAAAGAGCTGCTGCAATCAGGGATTTTGTCAAGGAGAAGGGAGCCATTGCATCAACATTTATACGCCGCCTATCTGGCAGAAAGGATGAGAATGATCTTCATGTTGAAGATGACAAGAATGATGTTTCAGAAAGTGGCAATAGTGAGAAGACTGTCTCAGATTCTGAAATGAAACCAAAAGAGGCTCAGAAGAAATCTGAGGAAAGAACATCATGGAATCCACTGAACTTCATTAAAATTGGAGGAGATAATTACACTTCTACAACTGGGGAAGCTGGGCATGGAAATGTGCCCGGTTCGGTAGAGCAACCAACTGCCAAAGGAAGGATTATCCTCTACACAAAACTGGGATGTGAAGATTGCAAAATGGTTCGGTTATTCCTGTATCAGCAAAGGCTCAAGTATGTTGAGATTAACATCGATATATTCCCTAGTAGAAAGTTGGAGTTGGAAAAGAATACTGGGTCAACCACAGTACCAAAAGTGTATTTCAATGACCTGCTGATTGGAGGCTTAACTGAATTGAAGAAAATGGAGGAGTCTGGCATACTTGATGAGAGAACCGGCGCCCTTTTCAAAGACGAGCCCTCATCTGCTGCTCCTTTGCCCCCCTTGCCTGGAGAAGATGATGAATCTGGATGCGGGAAGATGGATGAGTTAGCAACCATTGTCAGAAAAATGAGAGAGACGATTACTCCGAAGGATAGGTTTTATAAAATGAGAAGGTTTAGCAACTGCTTTCCTGGTAGTGAAGCTGTAGACTTTATATCAGAAGATCAGTATTTGGAGAGAGATGAG GCTGTCGAATTTGGAAGAAAGCTTGCAAGCAAACACTTCTTTCATCATGTTCTACA TGAAAATGTCCTTGAAGATGGAAATCAGCTGTATCGTTTCCTAGATCATGATCCCATAATTATGACACAGTGCTACAACATCCCTAGGGGCATCATTGATGTTGCACCAAAACCCATAGTGGAAATCGCATCAAGGTTGAGAAAGTTGTCTTGTGCCATTTTTGAGGCTTATGTATCTGAAGATGGTAGACATGTTGACTACAGAAGCATCCAGGGTTGTGAGGAATTTAAAAG GTATATTAGAACAACTGAGGAGCTCCAGAGGGTGGAAATTAGTGACTTGGCACGTGAAGAAAAGCTTGCTTTCTTCATAAATCTGTACAATATGATGGCTGTCCATGCGATAGTGACATGTGGCCATCCTGCTGGGCCATTGGACAGGAAAAAGTTTTTTGGAGACTTTAAGTATGTCATTGGGGGATGTGCCTATTCTCTGTCAGCTATTGAAAATGGCATTCTACGTGGCAACCAAAGGCCACCGTATAACCTTGTGAAACCTTTCGGACAGAAAGACCAAAGATCCAAG GTGGCCCTATCATACCCTGAACCTCTTGTTCACTTTGCTTTGGTATGTGGTACCAAATCTGGACCTGCACTTAGGTGTTACTCCCCAGGAAATATTGATAAAGAGTTGATGGAAGCCGCATGTGATTTCCTAAGGAATGGAGGACTGACAGTTGATCCTGAAGCAAAGGTTGCATCTGTAAGCAAGATTTTGCGATG GTATAACACAGATTTTGGTAAGAACGAGACAGAAGTGCTGAAGCATGCTGCAAATTATCTTGAGCCTGCAGCGTCGGAGGAACTCTTGGAACTGCTTGCAAACACTCAACTGAAGGTCTCGTATCAACCATATGACTGGAGCCTGAACATTTAG
- the LOC127317609 gene encoding transcription termination factor MTERF8, chloroplastic-like, which translates to MLRLQNRLFPLLRNDSASPLLATLHRHLSAAASSSDGSPFSVEDYLTTTCGLTRAQTLKASRFLSHLKSPSNPDAVRDFLSDVGLSSSDIASVVAADPRFLCSSVDETLAPRVAKLLDLGLSPSNIARLILIAAPAVRSCDVASRLQFWIPLFGSFDDFIQAVSGGALGGGALLRRDIDMVVKPNVELLLKCGLTVRDLAKTGLSGTWALVCKPDKLKELVARAEELGVQRGSGQFMYALATVSCVNREKIAARMELLKKTLGCSDGVVQIAIVRHPSILRASEDNLRSTVEFLVTKVGLEPEYIVRRPALISYSLNARLVPRYIVMKILQGKGLLSSDYCSIVVAKESYFVSRFIDHYKETVPELEDVYAAARAGNIPSHLQP; encoded by the coding sequence atgctccGTCTCCAAAATCGGCTGTTCCCTCTCCTCCGCAACGACAGCGCCTCCCCTCTCCTCGCtaccctccaccgccacctctccGCCGCCGCGTCCAGCTCCGACGGCTCCCCTTTTTCCGTCGAGGACTACCTCACCACCACCTGCGGCCTCACCCGCGCGCAAACCCTCAAGGCTTCCAGGTTCCTCTCCCACCTCAAGTCCCCCTCCAACCCCGACGCCGTCCGCGACTTCCTCTCGGACGTCGGCCTCTCCAGCTCCGACATCGCCTCCGTCGTCGCCGCCGACCCACGGTTCCTCTGCTCCAGTGTGGACGAGACCCTCGCCCCCCGCGTCGCCAAGCTCCTCGACCTCGGGCTATCCCCTTCCAATATCGCGCGCCTCATCTTGATCGCCGCCCCCGCGGTTCGCTCCTGCGACGTCGCCAGCAGGCTCCAGTTCTGGATCCCACTGTTCGGCTCCTTCGACGACTTCATCCAGGCCGTGTCAGGGGGTGCTTTGGGAGGCGGTGCCCTCCTAAGGCGTGACATTGACATGGTGGTTAAGCCCAACGTTGAGCTACTTCTCAAGTGCGGCTTAACTGTTCGTGATCTCGCCAAGACTGGCCTCAGTGGGACGTGGGCGCTTGTCTGCAAACCAGACAAGCTCAAGGAGTTGGTCGCACGCGCAGAGGAGCTCGGAGTGCAACGTGGCTCGGGCCAGTTCATGTATGCGCTCGCCACCGTCTCCTGCGTAAACCGAGAGAAGATTGCTGCAAGAATGGAGTTACTGAAGAAGACACTTGGCTGCTCTGATGGAGTGGTGCAAATTGCGATCGTCAGGCACCCAAGCATCTTAAGAGCATCCGAGGACAACCTGCGCAGCACCGTAGAGTTCCTCGTCACCAAGGTCGGTCTCGAGCCAGAGTACATCGTGCGCAGGCCTGCACTCATCAGTTACAGCCTGAATGCGAGGCTGGTGCCTCGGTATATTGTCATGAAGATACTGCAGGGCAAGGGGCTTCTTAGTTCTGACTATTGCTCAATTGTTGTTGCGAAGGAGTCGTATTTCGTTTCAAGATTCATCGACCATTACAAGGAGACTGTTCCTGAGCTCGAAGATGTGTATGCTGCAGCTCGTGCAGGAAATATACCCTCTCACCTCCAACCTTGA